Proteins found in one Hippopotamus amphibius kiboko isolate mHipAmp2 chromosome 12, mHipAmp2.hap2, whole genome shotgun sequence genomic segment:
- the MAVS gene encoding mitochondrial antiviral-signaling protein — MTLAEEKTYEYIRRHHSNFCNIHVLEILPYLSCLTTSDQDRLRASFERWGNQNTLWDLFSSLRRRNGWVHSFIGALRACELFGLADEVASVYQSNLPRNPNHPPAPLEPPSVPAGLPGPSIPAAAPSVPCNSYSGDAPSYPLPVQDTQPAAPPGESSEKAPQPPSSAAVRKRLGGPLEPLSDTVALSPLTSSGHQEEDTKPGSTHTAGVASSFTSPHGPVSPTVSFQPLARSTSRASRLPGPPVAAPSIGTSSSSTGLASAGGAGDQAEGTICSRGAGVPTNSVTASTVPSKVPTSSAFGSTVPSKVPTSLKPPGATPTNALTSLAPSKLPINSARSGRVPPKVPTSVVPDPRKPTHTVPSKVPANTGPTIRSSNRLEEETPAPPAPTGAATGGTSLRPDSSSDCWGSELELSKPGRLLSRVDSQPFSGCSEDLAISHSDSLGAGPDNAPEENEYVSEDTIRIHEDPDTPLLGSSPGTHTTPGCGEEEEVEEIPTAWTVPWAPWLGVAMAGMLLAALLATLYRRRPLQ, encoded by the exons ATGACGCTTGCCGAGGAAAAGACTTACGAATATATCCGCAGGCATCACAGCAATTTTTGCAATATTCATGTTCTGGAGATTCTGCCTTACCTGTCCTGCCTCACAACAAGTGACCAG GACCGACTGCGGGCTTCCTTTGAGCGCTGGGGGAACCAGAACACCCTCTGGGATCTCTTCAGTAGCCTTCGGCGGAGGAACGGCTGGGTGCATTCCTTCATCGGGGCACTGAGGGCCTGTGAACTGTTTGGTCTCGCTGATGAAGTGGCCAGTGTCTACCAGAGCAACCTGCCAC GGAATCCAAACCACCCCCCGGCCCCACTGGAGCCTCCGTCAGTTCCTGCTGGGCTTCCAGGGCCCTCCATCCCTGCTGCGGCCCCCAGCGTCCCCTGCAACAGCTACAGCGGGGACGCGCCGAGTTACCCTCTGCCTGTCCAGGATACCCAGCCAGCAGCGCCCCCGGGAGAG AGTTCAGAGAAAGCCCCACAGCCACCCAGCTCCGCGGCTGTCCGGAAGAGGCTAGGTGGCCCCCTGGAGCCCTTGTCTGACACGGTGGCCCTCAGCCCTCTGACCTCCAGTGGACATCAGGAGGAAGACACAAAACCAGGCAGTACCCACACAGCAG GCGTGGCCTCTAGTTTCACATCACCCCATGGGCCTGTGTCCCCGACTGTCTCCTTCCAGCCCTTGGCCCGTTCTACCTCCAGAGCAAGCCGCTTGCCTGGACCCCCAGTGGCAGCTCCATCTATtggcacctcctcctcctccactggcTTGGCCTCTGCAGGAGGTGCTGGTGACCAGGCGGAAGGTACCATCTGCTCCCGTGGGGCAGGGGTGCCCACCAACTCTGTGACTGCCAGCACAGTGCCCTCCAAGGTACCCACCAGCTCAGCATTTGGCAGCACAGTGCCTTCCAAGGTGCCCACCAGCTTGAAGCCCCCTGGCGCAACGCCCACTAATGCGCTCACCAGTCTAGCACCATCCAAACTGCCCATCAACTCAGCGCGTTCTGGCAGAGTGCCACCCAAAGTGCCTACTAGCGTGGTGCCTGACCCCAGGAAACCTACACACACGGTGCCCAGCAAggtgcctgccaacacagggccCACCATCAGGAGCAGCAACAGACTTGAGGAG GAGACTCCAGCACCTCCAGCGCCCACAGGCGCTGCCACTGGAGGCACCTCGCTCCGGCCAGATAGCAGCTCTGACTGCTGGGGCTCAGAGCTGGAGCTGAGCAAGCCGGGCAGGCTGCTCTCCCGGGTGGACAGCCAGCCATTCTCGGGCTGCTCTGAGGACCTCGCCATCAGCCACAGTGACTCCCTGGGTGCAGGGCCTGACAACGCCCCGGAGGAGAACGAGTACGTGTCGGAGGACACCATTAGGATCCACGAGGACCCCGACACCCCCCTCCTGGGGAGCAGCCCTGGGACACACACCACCCCGggatgtggggaggaggaggaggtggaggagataCCGACGGCCTGGACCGTACCCTGGGCTCCTTGGCTCGGGGTGGCCATGGCCGGGATGCTCCTAGCTGCTCTCCTGGCCACACTGTACCGGCGGCGCCCGCTCCAGTGA